In Micromonospora sp. WMMA1363, a genomic segment contains:
- a CDS encoding alpha/beta fold hydrolase, with protein MRGWEWARPVRPVRREVVSATPEVEQGRPPLLLVPGFGHGAWAFAEHWLGHAAARGFSAYAVSLRGHGGSGPAPEATLRAYAHDVVQVAAGLPRQAVLVGHGAGALVVGHAMARYPARAAVLVAPVLGGWGTAATAVRRNPFGTLSVLAGGRLRLSRAQLFSPELPEADARRYAARLGRAGRRAQWQLLLGREPEPPVGDPPVLVLGSPDDRVVPAAALTRAARRFGCAPLLFPGMGHDLMLDARWREPVDAILDWLEKEPGRS; from the coding sequence ATGCGGGGATGGGAGTGGGCCCGGCCCGTCCGCCCGGTCCGCCGTGAGGTTGTCAGCGCCACGCCGGAGGTCGAACAGGGCCGCCCGCCACTGCTCTTGGTGCCGGGTTTCGGGCACGGCGCGTGGGCGTTCGCCGAGCACTGGCTGGGACACGCCGCCGCGCGCGGCTTCTCCGCGTACGCGGTGAGCCTGCGCGGCCACGGCGGCAGCGGCCCGGCGCCGGAGGCGACGCTGCGGGCGTACGCCCACGACGTCGTTCAGGTGGCGGCGGGCCTGCCGCGCCAGGCGGTGCTGGTGGGGCACGGCGCCGGGGCCCTGGTGGTCGGGCACGCCATGGCGCGCTACCCGGCCCGGGCCGCCGTGCTGGTGGCGCCGGTGCTTGGCGGCTGGGGCACGGCGGCGACCGCGGTGCGCCGTAACCCGTTCGGAACGCTGTCCGTCCTGGCCGGCGGCCGGTTGCGGCTGAGCCGCGCCCAACTGTTCAGCCCGGAGCTGCCCGAGGCGGACGCCCGGCGGTACGCCGCCCGGCTCGGTCGCGCCGGGCGGCGTGCCCAGTGGCAGCTGCTGCTGGGCCGGGAGCCCGAGCCGCCGGTGGGCGATCCGCCGGTGCTGGTGCTCGGCAGCCCGGACGACCGGGTGGTGCCGGCGGCGGCGCTCACCCGGGCTGCCCGGCGGTTCGGCTGCGCGCCGCTGCTCTTCCCCGGCATGGGCCACGACTTGATGCTCGATGCCCGGTGGCGGGAGCCGGTCGACGCGATCCTGGACTGGTTGGAGAAGGAGCCCGGCCGGAGCTGA
- a CDS encoding endonuclease/exonuclease/phosphatase family protein gives MAAPGAGVPLRVMSYNIHSQRDDTAALAAVVRATAPDVVIVQEGPRRFRWRQRSAALAESFGLVVAAGGLPALGNLLLTSLRVGVTALRCQRFPLTPGRHLRGAAYADCVVGDGARFTVAGSHLSTDPAERPVQAALFARGLAAATAPVIIGADLNEGPDGPAWATVAAGRADAALAMDRADRLTFSCASPRRRIDALFVDPRITVVDYDVVDTPQTRRASDHFPVLVDLKLPASG, from the coding sequence GTGGCGGCACCGGGCGCCGGCGTACCGCTGCGCGTCATGTCATACAACATCCACAGCCAGCGGGACGACACCGCGGCGCTGGCGGCGGTGGTCCGCGCCACCGCACCGGACGTGGTGATCGTGCAGGAGGGGCCGCGCCGGTTCCGTTGGCGGCAGAGGTCGGCGGCGCTCGCCGAGTCGTTCGGGCTGGTGGTCGCGGCCGGTGGGCTGCCCGCCCTGGGCAATCTGCTGCTGACCAGCCTCCGCGTCGGGGTGACCGCCTTGCGGTGCCAGCGGTTCCCGCTCACCCCCGGCCGGCACCTGCGCGGCGCGGCGTACGCGGACTGTGTGGTGGGTGACGGGGCTCGGTTCACGGTCGCCGGGTCGCATCTGTCCACGGATCCGGCCGAGCGGCCGGTGCAGGCCGCGCTGTTCGCCCGCGGGCTGGCCGCGGCAACCGCACCCGTGATCATCGGTGCCGACCTCAACGAGGGGCCGGACGGGCCTGCCTGGGCGACCGTGGCGGCCGGCCGCGCCGACGCGGCGCTGGCGATGGACCGGGCGGACCGGCTCACCTTCTCCTGCGCCAGCCCCCGCCGCCGGATCGACGCGCTCTTCGTCGACCCACGGATCACCGTGGTCGACTACGACGTGGTGGACACCCCACAGACCCGCCGTGCCAGCGACCACTTCCCGGTGCTGGTCGACCTGAAGCTGCCCGCCTCGGGCTGA
- a CDS encoding NAD(P)-binding domain-containing protein: MSISTDHGRSDPESGAPARTRDGRPVSDRGDTVCVIGAGASGLTAIKNLTEQGFGVDCYERETGVGGAWNWRHDRSPVYASTHLVSSRPFTQFPDFPMPDDWPDYPHHSQLLGYLERYADHFDLRRHIWFGTEVARVDPVAGDRWDVTTRSTGGYGPERTSRYAAVVVANGHNWSPKLSSYEGLAEFRGEVMHASSYQDPAQLRGKRVLVVGAGNTGCDIAVEAAQQASRCWHSTRRGYWYAPKYVFGRPADQVDDTLLALRVPRRVRQWLHHLTMRLTVGDLTRFGLPEPDHRVYETHPIANSQLVDQVGHGRITPVADVARFHPYGVELADGREIEPELVVFATGYLPRFEFLDPRILGDDAGTGRPTLWLNAFPPGHPTLAVAGLVQPDSGVFPLSHWQMVLFARLLRLRVTRPDRVAAFATTVGARAGERYSGPVKDSSRHWFEVGHADYLRAVQRALHDLEKPR, encoded by the coding sequence GTGTCCATCTCCACCGACCATGGCCGGTCCGACCCGGAGTCGGGCGCCCCCGCCCGGACGCGCGACGGCCGCCCGGTCTCCGATCGGGGTGACACGGTCTGCGTCATCGGCGCCGGCGCGAGCGGGTTGACCGCGATCAAGAACCTCACCGAGCAAGGGTTCGGAGTGGACTGCTACGAGCGGGAGACCGGCGTCGGCGGTGCCTGGAACTGGCGACACGACCGCAGCCCGGTGTACGCGAGCACCCATCTGGTCTCGTCGCGGCCGTTCACCCAGTTCCCCGACTTCCCGATGCCGGACGACTGGCCCGACTACCCGCACCACAGCCAGTTGCTCGGCTACCTCGAGCGGTACGCCGACCACTTCGACCTGCGCCGGCACATCTGGTTCGGCACCGAGGTGGCGCGGGTCGATCCGGTGGCGGGGGACCGCTGGGACGTCACCACCCGCAGCACCGGCGGCTACGGTCCGGAACGCACCTCCCGGTATGCGGCCGTCGTGGTCGCAAACGGCCACAACTGGTCCCCGAAGCTGTCGAGCTACGAGGGTCTCGCCGAGTTCCGTGGCGAGGTCATGCACGCCTCGTCCTACCAGGACCCGGCGCAGCTGCGCGGCAAGCGGGTCCTGGTGGTCGGCGCGGGCAACACCGGCTGTGACATCGCGGTCGAGGCCGCCCAGCAGGCGTCCCGCTGCTGGCACTCCACCCGCCGCGGCTACTGGTACGCGCCGAAGTACGTCTTCGGCCGCCCCGCCGACCAGGTCGACGACACGCTGCTGGCGTTGCGGGTGCCGCGGCGGGTCCGTCAGTGGCTCCACCACCTGACGATGCGGCTGACCGTCGGCGACCTCACCCGCTTCGGGCTGCCCGAGCCCGACCACCGGGTGTACGAGACCCATCCGATCGCCAACAGTCAGCTCGTGGATCAGGTGGGCCACGGCCGGATCACCCCGGTGGCCGACGTCGCCCGTTTCCACCCTTACGGGGTGGAGCTGGCCGACGGCCGGGAGATCGAGCCCGAACTGGTCGTCTTCGCCACCGGATACCTGCCGCGCTTCGAGTTCCTCGACCCCAGGATCCTCGGCGACGACGCCGGGACCGGCCGGCCGACGTTGTGGCTCAACGCCTTCCCGCCGGGTCACCCGACGCTCGCGGTGGCCGGCCTGGTGCAGCCGGATTCCGGCGTCTTCCCCCTGTCGCACTGGCAGATGGTGCTGTTCGCCCGGCTGCTGCGGCTGCGCGTGACCCGACCCGATCGCGTGGCGGCCTTCGCCACCACCGTCGGCGCGCGGGCCGGGGAGCGCTACTCCGGGCCGGTCAAGGACAGCAGCCGGCACTGGTTCGAGGTCGGCCACGCCGACTACCTACGCGCGGTCCAGCGCGCCCTGCACGACCTGGAGAAGCCCCGGTGA
- a CDS encoding SRPBCC family protein yields the protein MADSSTQSIIIGAPPERVAAVICDFPRYPEWTDAVQRVEVEEFDNGYASQVRFTIDASVLVDEYVLAYEYAAGLTRIEWHLVAPSKMQRSQRGSYDLVGNADGTTTVTYTLEVELSVGMLGMFRRKAEKMIMDAALKQLKRRVEALGAAQ from the coding sequence ATGGCGGACTCCTCCACCCAGTCGATCATCATCGGTGCGCCACCGGAGCGGGTGGCTGCGGTCATCTGCGACTTTCCCCGTTACCCCGAGTGGACGGACGCGGTGCAGCGGGTGGAGGTCGAGGAGTTCGACAACGGCTACGCCAGCCAGGTGCGGTTCACCATCGACGCGAGCGTGCTGGTCGACGAGTATGTGCTGGCCTACGAGTACGCGGCGGGCCTAACCCGCATCGAGTGGCACCTGGTGGCGCCGTCGAAGATGCAGCGGTCCCAGCGCGGCTCGTACGATCTCGTGGGTAACGCCGATGGCACGACCACGGTGACCTACACGCTGGAGGTCGAGCTGTCGGTCGGAATGCTCGGGATGTTCCGCCGCAAAGCCGAAAAAATGATCATGGACGCCGCGTTGAAGCAGCTCAAGCGCCGGGTAGAAGCCCTCGGTGCGGCGCAGTGA
- a CDS encoding ROK family glucokinase has protein sequence MTLTIGVDVGGTKVAGGVVDGAGRVLVQVRRDTPAEDVGKTRDVIIEVVGELANGRTIEAVGIGAAGWINAGRSTVLFAPNLAWRNEPLRDYVSAAVNLPVIVENDGNVAAWAEFRHGAARDADDSMVMLTIGTGVGGGIVLGGELVRGANGIAGELGHMLTVPDGHRCGCGRLGCIEQYASGSALVRFARASARQEPHRAGALLELADGEAEAITGPMVTAAAKGGDPVSAEAFAQVGRWLGASLADLAQILDPQVLIVGGGVIDAGDLLMGPTRRSFTEALAQRSRLPVAEIRSAELGNTAGVIGAADLARRI, from the coding sequence GTGACGCTGACCATCGGAGTCGACGTCGGTGGCACGAAGGTGGCCGGGGGCGTCGTGGATGGTGCCGGCAGGGTCCTCGTTCAGGTCCGACGGGACACTCCCGCCGAGGATGTCGGCAAGACCCGGGACGTCATCATCGAGGTGGTCGGCGAACTGGCGAACGGGCGGACGATCGAGGCGGTCGGCATCGGCGCGGCGGGCTGGATCAACGCCGGCCGCTCCACGGTGCTCTTCGCGCCGAACCTCGCCTGGCGCAACGAGCCACTGCGTGACTACGTCAGCGCGGCGGTGAACCTGCCGGTGATCGTCGAGAACGACGGCAACGTCGCCGCGTGGGCCGAGTTCCGGCACGGCGCGGCGCGCGACGCCGACGACTCGATGGTGATGCTCACCATCGGCACCGGCGTGGGGGGCGGCATCGTCCTCGGTGGCGAGCTGGTCCGTGGCGCGAACGGCATCGCCGGCGAGCTGGGGCACATGCTCACCGTGCCGGACGGGCACCGGTGTGGCTGCGGCCGGTTGGGCTGCATCGAGCAGTACGCCAGCGGCAGCGCGCTGGTCCGCTTCGCCCGGGCGTCCGCCCGCCAGGAGCCGCACCGTGCCGGCGCCCTGCTGGAGCTGGCCGACGGGGAGGCCGAGGCGATCACCGGGCCGATGGTGACCGCCGCCGCGAAGGGCGGCGACCCGGTCTCCGCCGAGGCGTTCGCCCAGGTCGGCCGCTGGCTCGGCGCCAGTCTCGCCGACCTGGCGCAGATCCTCGACCCGCAGGTGCTGATCGTCGGCGGCGGCGTCATCGACGCCGGCGACCTGCTGATGGGCCCGACCCGCCGCTCCTTCACCGAAGCCCTCGCACAGCGTAGCCGGCTGCCGGTGGCCGAGATCCGTTCGGCCGAACTGGGTAACACCGCGGGCGTCATCGGGGCCGCCGACCTTGCCCGCCGGATCTGA